In Flavobacterium luteolum, the DNA window AAAGTATGTTGCCGAAGTCAATCCAAAAATATTTAAAACAAAGATGCTGCCCCGCATTGAAGTCCATAACGAATTAATAATTATAAACAAAGTTGCTTAAATTTTATGAAACCCCTTTCTTCAATCTTAAACGCCCTGCCACCTACTAAAGTTATTGATGCCTCAATTAATCTTTCTGAATATGTCCCATTAAATTTGTCCGTTTCAAATCAGGAATTGGTCGATAAAAAACTGGACACTTCAGAAGATTTTGAAAAATATATTTCAAATTATCTAAAAGAAAACAATGCCAAAGTTGCCTTTGGAGGTTATATAGAAGGTCGATTTTTATATCAAAGAAGTCCCATTTTTTTGGATGCTTCAAAACCAGAACGTAATATTCATATTGGATTAGATTTGTGGGCAGAAGCCGGAACCACAGTGCTTGCAGCTTTAGATGGAAAAGTGCATAGTTTTAAAAACAACGAGGGTTTGGGCGATTACGGCCCTACTATTATATTAGAACACGAAGTTGAAAAGGAAAAATTTTATACTTTATACGGACATTTATCGTTAGAAAGTATAGAGAATCTAAAGATCGGAGACTATTTTAGGAAAGGTGAAAAGATTGCCTGCTTAGGAAACGCCTCAGTAAATGGAGATTACGCCCCTCATGTCCATTTTCAAATTATTCACAATATTGGTGATTATCAAGGAGACTATCCTGGTGTCTGCAATACAGGCGACCTTAACTTTTATATCGAAAATTGTCCCGATCCTAACTTATTATTAAAAATTACTTAAATAGTTATGAAGAAAGCAGGATTGATTATATGTTTGTTGTTATTAATTGGATGTAAATCTAAAACCGTAAGCAGAGATACAGAAGATTTAAAAATAAAAAAAGTTTCTGGAGCAGATGTAAATGCAAATCAGCAGCGTAAAGCTTATGATTTAGGAAAAAGAGTTTTAGAAACTTGTAATACTTCAAAATTTAAACCTTTTAATGAAACTGAAGTTACTAAATCGGTTATGGAAAATACAACAGAAGAACGTTTAACCAAAACCTGCCAAAGATTTAGACAATACTACGGAAGTTTTATAGATTTAAAATTAGATGGAGTTTACAGAACCAAAAATGAAGTCATTTACCGTTATCATGCTTTGTATACAAAAAAAGTTGCCAATAAAGAATTACGCATTTTTGTAAATGAAGACAATCTTGTTTCTGCCATAAAATCTATGGATTGGGATGAGAAATTTGATGCCAAATTAGCCGATCAATAAATTAAGATACCTATGAATTTTAAACTGCCACTTTTTCTTTTATTATTTGTTTCAATACTTGCTTCAGCACAGCAAACTATAAGTGTAAAAGGATCTGCACCTTATCCTGCAACACAAGAATATACTTTCATCTGCGAAAAATATGCTTATTCTGGCGAAATAAATGTTCAAATAGCTAAAACAGAAAAAGGAGGTGTTTTAAAACTAACTGTTTCTACAGCAAATGACAAAGCAAAGATTGCTGGTGGTGTCTACGTCGATTTGACAAATGCCGATGTAATTGCATGTACAGACAAAAATGTAAAAGAATCTTCAGAGGGTAAAACAACTGCCTACTATTATTTTACGCCTGCAGAATGGTTGAAGCTTAAAAAGACTGATATTTATGCAATTAGATTTATAATTGCTGGTGGGCCAGATATTTCAGGAAATCTAACTGGACATTTTACAGCATATAGTAAAGTAAAGTATTTCTCAACAGCATTTGATAAGTCAAAAAAAACATTTGATACAGCTAAAGAAATTAGTGTTTTGTAATGATTTTTTAATATAATAAATCTTATATTTAACATAAATATTTTTTTATGAATGCAAATGAAACCTTGATTACAAAATTCTATACTGCTTTCGCGAATGCAGACGCCAAAACAATGAGCGAATGTTATCATCCAAAAGTTCATTTTATCGATCCAGCTTTTGGTTTGTTGAAAGAAGAACAGGTTTCTAAAATGTGGGAAATGTTGCTTTTAAAGAGTAAAGGGAATTTAAAAATTGATTTTTCAAATGTAAAAGCTGATGATTTTACAGGCTCTGCAAATTGGACAGCAACCTATAATTTCAGTAAAACCAATAGAAAAGTCATCAATAAAATTGCAGCCGAGTTTGTTTTCCAAGACGGATTAATCATCAAACATACTGATAATTTTGATGTTTGGAAATGGTCAAAACAAGCCTTTGGCTTAACAGGTTATTTATTAGGTTGGACTGGTTTTTTCCAGAAAAAAGTACAGGCACAAGCTTTATCGTCATTACAACAATTTCAGAAAAATAAATAAAACTACATCCTTTAAAAAGTATATTAGATTTAAACCTCAGTATCTGCCTCTCTCCGATTATAATTATTTTGTTGCTTATTATTTTACTAAAAGTATTAATTCTAAATGCTGATGAAAGAAATCGTACACAAAAAATTAAATCAATTACAGGCAACTGCAATCTGCGGAAACGATATTAGTTCTTCTTGTCTTTATGTTTCTGCTTTAACCATTTTGTATGCAGGACAATATGCTTGGATTTCTCTTCTAATTGTTGCTGTTGTTTTATTTTTGTTTAGAAAAATTTACGCCGAAGTCGTTGGTGCAATTCCTTTAAATGGTGGCGCTTACAACGTTTTATTAAATACTTCAACAAAACGTTTGGCTTCTATTGCAGCAACTTTGACTGTTCTGTCTTATATGGCAACTGCCGTAATTTCAGCATCTGAAGGTATGCATTATCTACACGGAATTTTTGAAGGTCTTAATGTTACCATCGCTACAGTAGTGGTTTTAGTTCTATTTACAGGATTAGCAATTTTAGGAATTGGAGAATCTGCATTTGTGGCCGTTATCATTTTTATGACTCATATTGGTACTTTGACCTTGCTGGTTTTGGCATCTGTTTGGTTTGTTTTAATGCATGGCTTAGACACATTTCATATCAATTGGCAAACTCCGATTGCTTCAGGAAATATAAAAA includes these proteins:
- a CDS encoding peptidoglycan DD-metalloendopeptidase family protein encodes the protein MKPLSSILNALPPTKVIDASINLSEYVPLNLSVSNQELVDKKLDTSEDFEKYISNYLKENNAKVAFGGYIEGRFLYQRSPIFLDASKPERNIHIGLDLWAEAGTTVLAALDGKVHSFKNNEGLGDYGPTIILEHEVEKEKFYTLYGHLSLESIENLKIGDYFRKGEKIACLGNASVNGDYAPHVHFQIIHNIGDYQGDYPGVCNTGDLNFYIENCPDPNLLLKIT
- a CDS encoding nuclear transport factor 2 family protein encodes the protein MNANETLITKFYTAFANADAKTMSECYHPKVHFIDPAFGLLKEEQVSKMWEMLLLKSKGNLKIDFSNVKADDFTGSANWTATYNFSKTNRKVINKIAAEFVFQDGLIIKHTDNFDVWKWSKQAFGLTGYLLGWTGFFQKKVQAQALSSLQQFQKNK